GTGCCCCTGCTGCGGGCTCAGGCTCCTCACGGCAGACGGGCCCCGACTGCCGAGAGAACCCGTTGGTGCCCTTACTCCCCTCCTTCACCTCCGGGTCTGTCTTCACTGCAGCCCGGCCGCAATAAGCCCTCCGGGAGGGCCAGTGCAGCGCCCACCCCGCAGTCCCGCACACAGCGCCACCTCCGCGGCCGGTTAACCGCGCGGGGCCACGTCCCCGTCGGCCCCGCCGCCTGCGCCCCAGCGCCCCAGGGCCTCAGCGCCTGTCCTTGGCCTTGCAGCCGAGGGCCCGCAGGAGCCCGCGCCCACCCTGTGGAACGAGCCCGCCGAGCTGCCGTCGGGAGAAGACCCCGTGGAGAGCACCAGCCCCGCCCGGGAGCCCGAGGCCACcgggcccccggcccccaccgCCGCGCCGAGCCCCGAGGACAGCACGGCGCGGGAGCGTCTGGACCAGGGTGGCGGTAGgcgcgggccgggcgggggcgggagcgGGGGCGCGGGCGCGGCGGGGGCCGCGGGGCTGACCTGCCGCCCTCCGTCCTCCGCAGGCTCGCTGGGGCCCGGCGCCATCGCGGCCATCGTCATCGCCGCCCTGCTGGCCACCTGCGTGGTGCTGGCGCTCGTGGTCGTCGCGCTGAGAAAGTTTTCCGCCTCCTGAAGCGAATAAAGGGGCCGCGCCCCCGCCGCGGCGCGACTCGGCTCTACCCTCGGTGGCGCCCCGGTGTCTCGAGTGTGTCCGCGCGTCCGCGTGGGGGCGAGCGGGGCGGGCGACGACTCGCACCACGTGCGCGCGGGGCCGCCAGCAGGAACCGCGGGTGCTCGCGTAggggtcccccgccccccagcacaGCCCCggtccccacaccccctccccgtCCCAGCCCCTGTCCCGAGAAGTGCCCGGGGCCCGCCCCCTGCGCTCCCGCTCAGACTCAAGCGTGGCCG
The window above is part of the Prionailurus bengalensis isolate Pbe53 chromosome C1, Fcat_Pben_1.1_paternal_pri, whole genome shotgun sequence genome. Proteins encoded here:
- the SNORC gene encoding protein SNORC, with protein sequence MGFCLALRMVLLLLSGVLAPAVLTAEGPQEPAPTLWNEPAELPSGEDPVESTSPAREPEATGPPAPTAAPSPEDSTARERLDQGGGSLGPGAIAAIVIAALLATCVVLALVVVALRKFSAS